The following coding sequences lie in one Apium graveolens cultivar Ventura chromosome 3, ASM990537v1, whole genome shotgun sequence genomic window:
- the LOC141712389 gene encoding protein MIZU-KUSSEI 1-like, producing MGEPNRISNGSSSLSTASTPPSPPPPPTPGRNTLVQPSNTKKRHKQKVFRVIKSVFRQFPIIPPTCKFPTLPGGRLPDTGNRVCGTLFGCRKGKVSLSIQENPRTLPSLVIELGMHTNVLQKEMSDGMVRIALECGKRPDKDKTKLLDVPIWSFFCNAKSYGYARRRNATDEDLHVMELLKAVSMGVGVLPAHNPEMEGPDNEMAYLRAHFDRVVGSRDSETLYMLSPDGNNGPELSIFFVRL from the coding sequence ATGGGAGAGCCAAATAGAATCAGCAATGGCTCTTCTTCATTATCCACCGCTTCTACGCCACCATCACCACCCCCCCCACCAACCCCTGGACGGAATACTCTCGTTCAGCCATCGAATACCAAGAAACGACATAAACAGAAAGTCTTCAGGGTTATTAAATCGGTTTTCCGACAATTTCCAATCATTCCACCTACATGCAAGTTCCCTACACTCCCTGGTGGCAGGTTGCCTGATACAGGTAATCGAGTATGCGGGACTCTTTTCGGTTGCCGAAAAGGTAAGGTTAGCTTATCCATCCAAGAAAACCCTAGAACCTTACCTTCTTTAGTAATTGAGCTAGGCATGCACACAAACGTGTTGCAAAAGGAAATGAGTGATGGGATGGTTAGAATTGCACTGGAATGTGGAAAAAGACCTGACAAGGACAAGACAAAGCTATTGGACGTGCCAATATGGTCATTTTTTTGCAATGCAAAAAGTTATGGTTATGCGAGGAGGAGGAATGCAACGGATGAAGATTTGCATGTGATGGAGCTTCTCAAAGCTGTTTCGATGGGGGTCGGAGTTTTGCCAGCACATAATCCGGAAATGGAAGGGCCTGATAACGAGATGGCTTATTTGAGGGCACATTTTGATCGTGTGGTAGGATCTAGAGATTCAGAGACTTTATACATGTTGAGCCCTGATGGGAACAATGGTCCAGAGCTGAGTATCTTCTTTGTAAGATTATAA
- the LOC141714304 gene encoding uncharacterized protein LOC141714304 yields the protein MQLEEEKLLAKSRSKRTRRDPTLELISDDEEEEGQKDLKDMIYELQRKMDRDSGVEVGETLTPFSHSLEAIPRQRNLKHYNFDSFDGLGDPKEHLNYFEQIAQIYYYNDLTKSRIPSRSIHSWKEFRTSFLRRFRANKTHEMHMCHLEIIRQHDNESLSAYMRRFQEAINKVSSLDEREALSIFRRNLDPENNERYIVELINKEPQSLAAAYSMAARFIKETDVLQRLCPKKESSSDPGPAKQPREPKQEPDWTPLNMTREEILKEVKDKPFYYPPKPIQTPPKIRPYNRQCDYHETHGHKTENCLSLKYFIEDQVKKGNMNKYLVRDNRGEAQKRGKNVVNVVLGGSHSPPRTPDFGEEVLSIQSLPDLVIFFSSKDYEGVNPHHNAALVVTLDIFDNEVRRMLIDNGSSVNILFKHTVDRMQLGSVRSNECREDPLYDFGHNLVPIQGTLYLPVIFGSAPNQVTHVIKFYVINAPSSYNGIIGRSALTMMQAITLISHLKIKFPTPTGVGEIKGDYSVSPLTI from the exons ATGCAGCTAGAAGAAGAAAAGCTATTGGCCAAGTCTAGGAGCAAAAGAACTCGGAGAGATCCTACTCTGGAGCTGATTTCTGATGACGAAGAAGAAGAGGGGCAGAAGGACCTCAAAGATATGATCTATGAATTGCAGAGAAAGATGGACAGGGACTCAGGAGTAGAGGTTGGAGAAACATTAACTCCATTCAGCCACTCCCTGGAAGCTATCCCCCGGCAGCGGAACTTGAAGCATTACAACTTCGACTCCTTCGATGGACTAGGAGACCCGAAGGAGCACTTGAATTACTTTGAGCAAATAGCGCAGATATATTactacaatgacttgacgaaatcaag aatcccctCCCGCAGCATACACTCTTGGAAGGAATTTCGAACCTCCTTCCTTCGGCGATTTCGGGCAAACAAAACGcatgaaatgcacatgtgtcacctggagaTAATCCGGCAGCATGACAATGAGTCCCTCTCTGCATACATGCGccggttccaggaagcaatcaacaaAGTTTCAAGTTTGGATGAGAGGGAAGCTTTAAGCATTTTTAGGAGAAACCTGGATCCAGAGAACAACGAGAGGTATATAGTGGAGCTAATCAATAAGGAGCCGCAAAGTCTGGCAGCAGCTTATTCCATGGCTGCCAGATTCATTAAGGAAACAGATGTGCTCCAG AGACTTTGTCCTAAGAAGGAGTCAAGCAGTGACCCAGGACCCGCGAAGCAGCCCCGGGAGCCAAAGCAGGAGCcggactggactcctctcaacatgaccCGGGAGGAAATCTTGAAAGAGGTAAAAGATAAGCCTTTCTATTATCCTCCTAAACCAATACAAACTCCTCCGAAAATCAGGCCTTATAATAGGCAGTGTGATTACCACGAAACCCATGGCCACAAGACTGAGAATTGtttatcactcaagtacttcattgaggATCAAGTGAAGAAGGGGAACATGAACAAGTACTTAGTTCGAGACAACAGAGGGGAAGCACAGAAGAGAGGAAAGAATGTAGTCAATGTGGTCCTAGGTGGATCCCACTCCCCACCCCGGACCCCGGACTTCGGCGAAGAAGTGCTCTCAATCCAATCACTCCCGGACCTGGTGATATTTTTCAGTAGCAAGGACTACGAAGGAGTCAACCCTCATCACAATGCAGCTTTGGTTGTCACTCTAGATatctttgataatgaagtaagaagaatgctcatagataatggcTCCTCGgtaaatattctcttcaagcacacagtggaTAGAATGCAGTTAGGTAGTGTCCGCTCAAATGAATGTCGAGAGGACCCACTCTATGACTTTGGCCACAACTtagtcccgatccaaggaactttgTATCTACCAGTCATTTTTGGATCCGCTCCTAACCAAGTTACTCATGTCATCAAATTTTATGTGATCAATGCTCCTTCTTCATACAACGGTATTATTGGCAGATCAGCTCTAACCATGATGCAAGCGATAACTTTAATCTCCCATCTCAAGATCAAATTCCCAACCCCGACAGGAGTCGGGGAGATTAAAGGAGATTAcagtgttagtcccttaacaatatag